Proteins from one Rosa chinensis cultivar Old Blush chromosome 7, RchiOBHm-V2, whole genome shotgun sequence genomic window:
- the LOC112178782 gene encoding binding partner of ACD11 1: MSVNTIKVSNLSLGASERDIKEFFSFSGDIAYVEMQSDTERSQIAYVTFKDLQGAETAVLLSGATIVDMSVTITLAPEYELPPSAIAPSVTDKAPGGAESAFRKAEDVVSGMLAKGFILGKDAVNKAKGFDEKHQLTSTASEKVASFDKKIGLTEKISVGTSVVSEKVREVDQKFQVSEKTKSAFAAAEQTVSNAGSAIMKNRYVFTSAAWVSGAFNKVAKAAGDVGQKTKEKVEMVEEEKNRKIEDDYAQVLSESPKASGPSGHEPVKGLIL, from the exons ATGTCG GTAAACACCATCAAGGTCAGCAACCTTTCCTTGGGTGCAAGTGAGAGAGACATCAAggagttcttttccttttctggcGATATCGCATATGTGGAAATGCAGAG TGACACTGAGCGGTCCCAAATTGCATATGTTACCTTCAAGGATCTACAAGGAGCAGAGACTGCTGTGCTTCTTTCG GGAGCTACAATAGTTGATATGTCTGTAACCATAACTCTCGCTCCAGAATACGAGTTGCCACCTTCTGCAATAGCACCTTCT GTAACTGATAAAGCCCCTGGTGGTGCTGAATCTGCATTTCGGAAGGCAGAGGATGTTGTTAGCGGCATGCTTGCTAAGGGATTTATCTTGGGGAAAGATGCAGTCAACAAGGCAAAGGGCTTTGATGAGAAACACCAGTTGACCTCAACAGCTTCAGAAAAGGTTGCTTCTTTTGACAAAAAGATAGGGCTCACTGAGAAAATAAGTGTTGGTACTTCTGTGGTGAGTGAAAAAGTTCGCGAAGTGGATCAGAAATTCCAGGTCTCTGAGAAGACCAAGTCAGCTTTTGCTGCTGCTGAGCAGACAGTTAGCAATGCTGGATCTGCCATTATGAAGAACCGATATGTGTTTACTTCGGCTGCATGGGTTTCGGGTGCTTTCAACAAGGTTGCAAAGGCAGCTGGTGATGTTGGTCagaagacaaaagaaaaagttgaaaTGGTGGAAGAggaaaagaacagaaaaatTGAGGATGACTATGCTCAAGTTCTGTCTGAGTCTCCAAAAGCATCTGGACCAAGTGGGCATGAACCTGTTAAAGGTTTGATCCTTTGA